In Erigeron canadensis isolate Cc75 chromosome 7, C_canadensis_v1, whole genome shotgun sequence, one DNA window encodes the following:
- the LOC122606534 gene encoding uncharacterized protein LOC122606534, translating to MGNNNSNGLGKVILPNGTIQEYTKPMTVAELMLDHPQQAVVEFDQTLTNGKRPKPLPADAKLETKKVYMMVPKRSGKPIGEISLEEARRILLKANVVLNTGSFGSAYTGFLPLFVRMCPAAVVKSKKKVKVEEKSQVVVKKSGLFREVDLESEVMESYFLSRQLSGKNAWKPSLDTIKEKGVTAKIRHWLL from the coding sequence ATGGGGAACAATAACTCTAATGGCTTAGGAAAGGTCATACTTCCTAATGGAACCATTCAAGAATACACCAAACCAATGACCGTAGCCGAGCTCATGCTAGACCATCCACAACAAGCCGTGGTCGAGTTTGATCAAACGCTTACAAATGGAAAAAGACCAAAACCATTGCCTGCGGACGCAAAGCTAGAGACTAAAAAAGTCTACATGATGGTGCCTAAGAGAAGTGGGAAACCGATAGGGGAAATTTCATTAGAAGAAGCACGTAGGATTCTTTTGAAGGCGAATGTGGTTTTGAACACGGGGTCGTTTGGGTCAGCTTACACGGGGTTTCTTCCTTTGTTCGTGAGGATGTGTCCTGCGGCCGTGGTTAAGAGTAAGAAGAAAGTGAAAGTGGAAGAGAAGTCACAAGTTGTGGTGAAAAAATCAGGGTTGTTTAGGGAGGTGGATTTGGAATCAGAAGTTATGGAGAGTTATTTTTTGAGTAGGCAATTGTCTGGAAAAAATGCATGGAAACCTAGTTTGGATACTATTAAGGAAAAAGGTGTCACGGCTAAAATTCGACATTGGTTGctttga